The stretch of DNA GTCCAGTACCGCGTATTCCACGCCGGGGAATGCTGTCATGGCTTCTAGGGACGCGCCGTGTTCTTCAAGGAATGCCGTTGCGTCTTCAATTTGTCGTTCGAATTCGTCAAGGTCTGCTTGGCTGACGTCAAACGCTGCGCCACTATCCGTGAGTATCTTCTTCTTGACTCCATGTACATCGCCCTTACACCAAGTACGATAGGGCGTGAAGGGTAGCCGCTTGAGCAGAGCACCAACGTCCAACTCTTGGCCACCGACTCTAAGAATGCATGACATGTCTCTTCTTTCTCAGAGCTAACGTAGCGTTCAGCCGCGCGCGTCAGCGCGTCGGCTGCAACGCCTTGTTGGAGTGCTTTCCATCCTTTGTTCTTGCGCTGTCATAGATGAGTTCTTGACCAACCCTCAGCCCATTGGGACCACTCAAGGTATTCTGACGGATGATCTCTTCGGCTTCAGTGGAGTACTTGGTGGATATTCGTTCAACAGTCTCCCCAGACTGCACAACATGGCGCCATGAGACGTGGGCAGCTGACAAGGAAGACAGAGCGTCGGGATTGAAGTCTACGGTATCAATAGATTGTCCAGCTTCTGCATCCTCTTCAGTTTCGAAGATCGACGACGACGTATAGGCCAAGACATATCTCGAGCCGTCCCAGAAGTGAATGGCTCCGGCGTACCCGTCAAATCGCGACTTGTCCTGCTGCATGTGCCATCCCCGAAATATCCGATATCTTCCGTTAAACTTTGGCCCGCCTGTTACGACTTCGGCCCATGTCCCTTCACTATCGAACAGAAGCACGAGCCTATTGTCCCGCATTTCAAACAGATAGTTGTACCTGATCGCCCAGGATCCAGACCCGCCTCCAGGAGAGAATCGATAGACGGGGCTTCCATCACCAATGTCGACCGTCGAGAATTCGGCCCCAGGATCAAGGCTGTACTCGCGAAAGACTATGGATGCCACCTCTTCGGGGTTGACGCATTCAACTTTGCTGAGAACGTACTGGACCTCCTGCGGAGTCACAGAAGACAGGACGAGCGAGTCAGGGCAAAGGAGTCCGACACACACCAAGACCATGACAATCAACGATTGCCTACTCAGTGTCATCGTTCTGCACTCCAACGTAGCGTTTAGCCGCGGGATGGGATGGCGCGGGCTGTGCCCCGCACAGCCCGTGACAGACCGGATCCGTCGGCTACAACGCCTGGTTGGCCATTCCTATTCCCATCGACTTGTCTTCTGCACTCCATTACGACCTCTTCTGGGATTGTTCTTCTTGCTGTCCATACCAGGAGAGGCAAAATCAACAGATCGTCGAGGTGGCCAAGCACTGGAATAAAATCAGGAATCAGATCAATAGGTGAGATGGCATAGGCGATCGCGATGCTGAGAATTATTCGTGAAATCCTTGGGGTGAGCGGATGGCGCATGACAAGCCGGTAGACCTGTATTTCTGTTTTGAATAGAGCAAGGAGTGATCGAGATCTTTCGACGTATTTCATGCGTGCTCGAGACTCCGGTGGTGGTGAAGCAGTTTCAATAGTATTTTTCATTTATTGTTCAGGCCAACGTAGCGTTTAGCCG from bacterium encodes:
- a CDS encoding LysM domain-containing protein, which translates into the protein MQQDKSRFDGYAGAIHFWDGSRYVLAYTSSSIFETEEDAEAGQSIDTVDFNPDALSSLSAAHVSWRHVVQSGETVERISTKYSTEAEEIIRQNTLSGPNGLRVGQELIYDSARTKDGKHSNKALQPTR
- a CDS encoding DUF1232 domain-containing protein: MKNTIETASPPPESRARMKYVERSRSLLALFKTEIQVYRLVMRHPLTPRISRIILSIAIAYAISPIDLIPDFIPVLGHLDDLLILPLLVWTARRTIPEEVVMECRRQVDGNRNGQPGVVADGSGLSRAVRGTARAIPSRG